A region of Candidatus Roizmanbacteria bacterium DNA encodes the following proteins:
- a CDS encoding VOC family protein has protein sequence MKKNPVVHFEMPAKDRARVSKFYSEAFGWGMQQLGPEMGDYVMAATSEVGENGMPSAPGTINGGFFDYKDDELNRAPHVVISVENIEESIEAVKAAGGEIKTEIMDIPGVGKYVSFLDTEGNVVGILQPSQGM, from the coding sequence ATGAAAAAAAATCCCGTAGTACATTTTGAAATGCCCGCCAAAGACCGTGCCCGAGTGAGCAAATTTTATTCTGAGGCATTCGGATGGGGGATGCAACAACTCGGACCCGAAATGGGAGATTATGTTATGGCCGCAACCAGCGAGGTTGGTGAGAACGGCATGCCCAGTGCTCCCGGGACAATCAACGGCGGTTTTTTCGATTATAAAGATGATGAACTGAACCGTGCTCCCCATGTAGTTATTTCCGTTGAAAATATTGAGGAAAGTATCGAAGCGGTAAAAGCAGCAGGAGGAGAGATCAAGACGGAGATAATGGATATTCCGGGAGTAGGGAAATATGTCTCTTTTCTTGATACGGAAGGGAATGTCGTCGGGATACTTCAACCCAGTCAGGGAATGTAA
- a CDS encoding VOC family protein: MKKIRTHLWFDTQAKEAAEFYTSLFSGSSIDHVSRITDTPSGDCDIVSFTLSGEPFMSISAGPIFKFNPSISISVQCETEEEIKKLHKALMEGGTELMPLDTYEFSKKFAWVQDKYGLSWQLNVPNDYSSVKQKISPFLMFVGKVCGKAEEAMEFYTKIFDNSSIDHVYRNEKDEGQKMVDHAEFTLDGQVFMISDSAYDHKFSFNEAISFIVNCRDQQEIDYYWEKLSAVPEAEQCGWLKDKFGVSWQIVPTAMDEMMGKGSKEQMERVTKAFMKMKKFDISELEKAYKGNE; encoded by the coding sequence AGAACACATCTTTGGTTTGATACTCAGGCGAAAGAAGCAGCAGAGTTCTACACTTCTTTATTTTCCGGATCAAGCATTGATCACGTATCCCGAATCACCGATACACCGTCAGGAGACTGCGATATTGTTTCTTTCACTCTTTCGGGAGAGCCGTTTATGTCAATTAGCGCCGGCCCGATTTTTAAATTTAATCCGTCAATCTCAATTTCTGTACAGTGTGAGACGGAAGAAGAGATCAAAAAACTACACAAAGCTCTTATGGAAGGCGGCACGGAGCTTATGCCGCTTGATACGTACGAATTCAGCAAAAAATTCGCTTGGGTACAGGACAAATATGGTTTATCTTGGCAGCTTAATGTGCCCAATGATTACAGCTCAGTTAAGCAGAAAATTTCTCCGTTTTTGATGTTTGTGGGAAAAGTCTGCGGGAAAGCCGAAGAAGCAATGGAGTTTTATACGAAGATTTTTGACAATTCCTCGATTGATCATGTATATCGAAATGAAAAAGATGAGGGTCAAAAGATGGTTGACCACGCAGAATTTACGCTGGACGGACAGGTATTTATGATCTCAGACAGTGCCTATGATCACAAATTTTCCTTTAATGAAGCGATTTCATTTATCGTAAACTGCCGTGATCAGCAGGAAATTGATTATTACTGGGAAAAGCTTTCAGCAGTCCCGGAAGCAGAGCAGTGCGGATGGCTCAAAGACAAATTCGGTGTATCCTGGCAAATTGTCCCGACCGCCATGGATGAGATGATGGGGAAGGGAAGTAAAGAACAGATGGAACGGGTAACAAAAGCATTTATGAAGATGAAAAAGTTTGATATCTCTGAACTGGAAAAAGCGTATAAAGGAAATGAATAA